From one Streptomyces sp. SCSIO 30461 genomic stretch:
- a CDS encoding chaplin, with protein MFRLVKSAVVALAVGAATIGGASVASADAGAQGVAADSPGILSGNVIQVPIDVPIAACGNSLGVIGMLNGTAGNTCLNGDMTDGDDGSTGAMAVGAASGSPGILSGNVIQVPVSVPVAMCGNSLGVISMLSPAAGNACVNS; from the coding sequence ATGTTCCGTCTCGTCAAAAGCGCGGTCGTGGCACTGGCCGTCGGTGCGGCCACCATCGGCGGCGCCTCGGTCGCGTCGGCCGACGCCGGAGCCCAGGGCGTGGCCGCCGACTCGCCCGGCATCCTGTCCGGCAACGTCATCCAGGTGCCCATCGACGTGCCCATCGCCGCCTGCGGCAACTCGCTCGGCGTGATCGGCATGCTCAACGGCACCGCCGGAAACACCTGCTTGAACGGAGACATGACAGACGGTGACGACGGGTCGACCGGCGCCATGGCAGTCGGCGCGGCCTCCGGCTCCCCGGGGATCCTGTCCGGCAACGTCATCCAGGTGCCGGTAAGCGTCCCCGTGGCCATGTGCGGCAACTCGCTCGGCGTGATCAGCATGCTGAGCCCGGCCGCCGGAAACGCCTGCGTCAACTCCTGA
- a CDS encoding type 2 lanthipeptide synthetase LanM family protein → MSGSTTDKPGEPAAKEPDDRGGAEWFDRPVRSVARPWRETLARRLAAIRGLDPDERNTLLEAGHTTLLRSLHAKLSRLFLIELHALRMTAGQSPAAEGTARTWDAFIEQAGEDGYLDRLAAERYPTLARRVASVARLSVEATAIFAERIAADRELLAPLLGAAPGRLRAVAFGEGDSHRGGLTVSRADFTGGTVMYKPRPSRADLALGELLDDIYADFPAAPAPHTRIRVPRTLARDGYGWAEFVAHRYCADDAELAAFYRNVGHWLAVLRLTGGTDMHAENMIATGPIPVIVDAETLFDAPAPFPPSGRGDAVDVAAAAIRRTVLRTGLLPVRGTGFALGGVDISGIGALPGQQPLIPNPVIADGGTGAARFEVDLVAMPIAGNHPSPTPVLSTYWDRILAGFREMTAHLRRPGTDPYRLLRRFEGAQARRILRPTQAYVDIGRMLWHPASLYDEPAAVERARDILRRNADVLPGAPRDRAAIDGEIAELLAGDVPMCTFTVDTAAVHATVEDWRDADLAFEEAVIQDALVGAYLNERTLPGRVRAPAWQPHAQDRERRRRDLAVRMVRRLCDGAVRGEDGTATWISPVFTPAGWSIRVLPADLYTGQGGVALALAEYLAEVRVGRADKVPGVAETYEGALRVLIGTEEHTPTPSAGAFSGAASQVWTWLALHRVLGGRHLLERAAERAVLLADSPLVEDDVEVDLLNGAAGGIVPLLGLAAATGQDCWLEAAAHIGRRLTGLATVDASGARWTTRLNPEGIGGFAHGATGIGWALARLALAGAGSASDRRDWSHLAELAFAYQESLYRPEYGNWLDVRIGAEEDFFTSWCHGSAGIGIGMLDLHRRTGEAARLDMARRAAQACAADGFGWSHTLCHGDLGSWELLTALDFADRADLDAEILTGLEQRGPVGGLAREAFSPSLMSGLAGVVHTLLRMHPESELPDPLLLD, encoded by the coding sequence GTGAGTGGATCGACGACGGACAAGCCGGGGGAACCGGCGGCGAAGGAGCCGGACGACCGGGGCGGGGCCGAGTGGTTCGACCGGCCTGTGCGGTCCGTCGCCCGGCCCTGGCGGGAGACACTGGCACGGCGGCTGGCCGCCATCCGCGGACTGGACCCGGACGAGCGGAACACGCTCCTGGAAGCCGGCCATACCACCCTGCTGAGGTCCCTGCACGCGAAGCTGTCCCGACTCTTCCTCATCGAACTGCACGCCCTGCGCATGACCGCAGGACAGAGCCCCGCCGCCGAGGGGACCGCACGGACCTGGGACGCGTTCATCGAACAGGCGGGTGAGGACGGCTATCTCGACCGGCTCGCCGCCGAGCGGTACCCGACCCTCGCCCGCCGCGTCGCCTCGGTGGCGCGGCTCTCCGTCGAGGCCACCGCCATCTTCGCCGAGCGCATCGCAGCGGACCGCGAACTGCTCGCGCCGCTGTTGGGAGCCGCCCCCGGTCGACTGCGGGCCGTCGCCTTCGGCGAGGGCGACAGCCACCGGGGCGGCCTGACGGTCAGCCGGGCAGACTTCACCGGCGGGACCGTCATGTACAAACCCCGCCCGTCCCGGGCCGATCTCGCGCTCGGCGAGCTACTGGACGACATCTACGCCGACTTCCCCGCCGCCCCGGCACCGCACACACGCATCAGGGTGCCGCGGACCCTGGCCCGCGACGGCTACGGCTGGGCGGAGTTCGTCGCCCACCGCTACTGCGCCGACGACGCCGAACTCGCCGCGTTCTACCGTAACGTCGGCCACTGGCTGGCCGTGCTCCGTCTCACCGGCGGCACCGACATGCACGCGGAGAACATGATCGCGACCGGGCCGATACCGGTCATCGTGGACGCAGAAACACTCTTCGACGCCCCCGCCCCCTTCCCGCCCAGCGGCCGGGGCGACGCCGTGGACGTGGCAGCCGCCGCCATCCGGCGCACCGTTCTGCGCACCGGACTGCTGCCCGTGCGCGGTACCGGCTTCGCCCTCGGCGGAGTCGACATCTCCGGGATCGGGGCGCTCCCCGGCCAGCAGCCGCTGATTCCCAACCCCGTGATCGCCGACGGCGGCACCGGTGCGGCCCGTTTCGAGGTGGACCTCGTCGCCATGCCCATCGCGGGCAACCACCCCAGCCCCACTCCGGTGCTGAGCACGTACTGGGACCGGATCCTGGCCGGCTTCCGTGAGATGACCGCGCATCTGCGCCGCCCCGGCACCGACCCGTACCGGCTGCTGCGCCGTTTCGAGGGCGCCCAGGCACGCCGAATCCTGCGGCCCACACAGGCGTACGTCGACATCGGCCGCATGCTGTGGCACCCGGCGTCCCTCTACGACGAGCCGGCCGCCGTCGAACGCGCCCGGGACATCCTGAGGCGCAATGCCGACGTACTGCCCGGCGCGCCCCGCGACCGGGCGGCCATCGACGGCGAGATCGCGGAACTCCTGGCCGGAGACGTGCCGATGTGCACCTTCACCGTGGACACGGCCGCCGTGCACGCCACGGTCGAGGACTGGCGTGACGCCGACCTGGCGTTCGAGGAGGCGGTCATCCAGGACGCACTGGTCGGCGCCTACCTCAACGAACGCACCCTGCCGGGCAGGGTGCGAGCGCCCGCGTGGCAGCCGCACGCCCAGGACCGGGAGCGGCGTCGCCGTGATCTGGCCGTGCGGATGGTCCGGCGCCTGTGCGACGGTGCGGTGCGCGGCGAGGACGGCACGGCCACCTGGATCAGCCCCGTCTTCACTCCCGCCGGATGGTCCATCAGAGTGCTGCCCGCCGACCTCTACACCGGGCAGGGCGGAGTGGCCCTGGCCCTCGCCGAGTATCTCGCCGAGGTACGGGTCGGGCGGGCCGACAAGGTGCCCGGCGTCGCCGAGACCTACGAGGGAGCCCTGCGTGTGCTGATCGGCACCGAGGAACACACGCCGACACCGTCCGCCGGGGCGTTCAGCGGTGCAGCTTCACAGGTGTGGACGTGGCTGGCACTGCACCGCGTGCTCGGCGGACGGCACCTGCTGGAGCGGGCCGCCGAACGGGCCGTGCTCCTGGCGGACAGCCCTCTCGTCGAGGACGACGTGGAGGTGGACCTGCTCAACGGAGCTGCGGGCGGCATCGTCCCGCTGCTCGGCCTGGCCGCGGCGACCGGGCAGGACTGCTGGCTGGAAGCCGCCGCCCACATCGGCCGCCGGCTCACCGGCCTGGCCACCGTCGACGCGAGCGGCGCCCGATGGACGACCCGGCTCAACCCGGAGGGCATCGGCGGTTTCGCGCACGGCGCCACGGGCATCGGCTGGGCGTTGGCCCGGCTCGCGCTCGCCGGCGCGGGCTCCGCATCGGACCGGCGCGACTGGTCCCACCTCGCCGAACTGGCCTTCGCCTACCAGGAGTCCCTGTACCGGCCGGAGTACGGGAACTGGCTGGATGTGCGCATAGGAGCCGAGGAGGACTTCTTCACCAGTTGGTGCCACGGCAGCGCGGGAATCGGCATCGGCATGCTCGACCTGCACCGTCGTACCGGCGAAGCCGCTCGCCTCGACATGGCCCGGCGCGCCGCGCAGGCGTGCGCCGCCGACGGCTTCGGCTGGAGCCACACCCTGTGCCACGGCGACCTGGGCTCCTGGGAGTTGCTCACCGCCCTGGACTTCGCCGACCGTGCCGACCTGGACGCCGAGATCCTCACCGGCCTCGAACAGCGCGGCCCGGTCGGGGGACTGGCCCGCGAGGCGTTCTCGCCGAGTCTGATGTCCGGATTGGCGGGAGTCGTGCACACCCTGCTTCGGATGCACCCCGAGTCCGAACTGCCCGATCCGTTGCTGCTCGACTGA
- a CDS encoding UTP--glucose-1-phosphate uridylyltransferase, whose amino-acid sequence MNASTHTPTATVTKAVIPVAGLGTRFLPATKATPKEMLPVVDKPAIQYVVEEAANAGLEDVLMITGRNKRALEDHFDDNAELEQALAAKGDTARLDAVRRVTGLARMHHVRQGRPLGLGHAVLCARSHVGDEPFAVLLGDDLIGPGEGLLEQMLRVRAAYSGSVVALMEVEPDRTHLYGCAAVERAGEAGPVDGRAHDGEDALVRVIDLVEKPAQGTAPSNYAVIGRYILDPVVFDLLEKAEPGHGGEIQLTDALRELAVSGDHPVHGVVFSGRRFDTGDRASYLRTVIELACERPDLGPDFRSWLTDFVRAGHEAPVR is encoded by the coding sequence ATGAACGCGAGCACCCACACTCCCACCGCCACGGTGACCAAGGCCGTGATCCCCGTCGCCGGACTCGGCACGCGGTTCCTGCCGGCGACCAAGGCGACTCCCAAGGAGATGCTGCCGGTCGTCGACAAACCGGCGATCCAGTACGTCGTGGAGGAAGCGGCGAACGCCGGGCTTGAGGACGTCCTCATGATCACTGGGCGCAACAAGCGGGCACTGGAGGACCACTTCGACGACAACGCCGAGTTGGAGCAGGCACTTGCCGCCAAGGGTGACACCGCCCGCCTGGACGCCGTGCGCCGGGTGACCGGTCTGGCCCGTATGCATCACGTCCGCCAGGGCCGGCCGCTCGGCCTCGGCCACGCGGTGCTGTGCGCGCGCAGCCACGTCGGCGACGAGCCCTTCGCCGTACTCCTGGGAGACGACCTCATCGGCCCCGGCGAAGGACTGCTCGAGCAGATGCTGCGGGTGCGGGCGGCCTACAGCGGCAGTGTCGTCGCCCTGATGGAGGTGGAACCCGACCGGACACACCTCTACGGATGCGCGGCGGTCGAGCGGGCCGGTGAGGCGGGCCCGGTGGACGGCCGCGCACATGACGGGGAGGATGCGCTGGTCCGCGTGATCGACCTCGTGGAGAAGCCGGCTCAGGGGACCGCTCCCAGTAACTACGCGGTGATCGGCCGCTACATACTCGACCCCGTCGTCTTCGACCTACTGGAGAAGGCGGAGCCTGGCCACGGCGGCGAGATCCAACTCACGGACGCCCTCAGGGAACTGGCGGTCTCGGGCGACCACCCCGTGCACGGAGTGGTCTTCTCCGGACGCCGCTTCGACACCGGCGACCGTGCCTCCTACCTCCGCACCGTCATCGAGCTCGCCTGCGAGCGGCCCGACCTCGGCCCCGACTTCCGGAGCTGGCTGACGGACTTCGTCCGGGCGGGCCACGAGGCACCGGTCCGCTGA
- a CDS encoding DUF1990 domain-containing protein yields the protein MPEASFTYEPVGATRDDLTFCPPGFHPTYGRTRLGEGTEVFRRAADAVLTWEMHRAMGVRIDSTAERATPGVDLTVTLGRLIKAPCRVVWAVEEPRRAGWASGTLAGHPECGEEAFLVDRTGDGTVWLTVAAFSRAQKWYARAGGAATRGLQHAYARRCGAALRKLCAGVEE from the coding sequence ATGCCCGAGGCATCCTTCACTTACGAGCCGGTCGGCGCGACCCGCGACGACCTGACCTTCTGCCCGCCCGGCTTCCATCCGACGTACGGGCGCACCCGACTCGGCGAGGGCACCGAGGTCTTCCGCCGTGCGGCCGACGCGGTCCTCACCTGGGAGATGCACCGTGCCATGGGTGTCCGCATAGACTCCACCGCCGAACGCGCGACTCCCGGCGTGGACCTCACCGTGACCCTGGGCAGGCTGATCAAGGCGCCCTGCCGAGTGGTGTGGGCGGTGGAGGAACCCCGCCGCGCCGGCTGGGCCTCCGGCACACTCGCGGGCCACCCCGAATGCGGCGAGGAAGCCTTCCTGGTCGACCGCACGGGTGATGGCACCGTCTGGCTGACCGTGGCCGCGTTCAGCCGAGCGCAGAAGTGGTATGCCCGCGCGGGCGGGGCCGCGACACGCGGGTTGCAGCACGCGTACGCACGCAGGTGCGGCGCCGCTCTGCGAAAGCTCTGCGCGGGGGTCGAGGAGTAG
- a CDS encoding GDSL-type esterase/lipase family protein yields the protein MPGFHIAPLRLPAAALTSTLLLTTALTGGATPAQASTSSAQTAVVSMGDSFISGEAGRWQGNSNTQSGSRSGTDRAYSGGGYDPAKIYGSTYASGCDRSDSAEVLSATGIADVAINLACSGATTDHVFRAVNGGESLKGESPQADRLAAVAAQYRVELIALSIGGNDLGFSDVITNCVEDYTILYSYCHDDQGKKVDDRMDSAMAGIAKSVQEIRAVMSSTGYSTGDYRIVLQSAPSPIPRSSENRYSQSGWSRLTTGGCPFWNKDADWARDEFIPEYAAAVKEVAESEGVQFLDLQDMLQGREVCAKTTRLATSSQGPSAATSEWARFLVSGVAQGTLQESFHPNYYAQRALGRCLALIHAKPTGDYACQNTAGKGDSGMYLTGVS from the coding sequence ATGCCCGGATTCCACATCGCACCCCTGCGGCTGCCTGCCGCCGCCCTCACGTCCACGCTCCTCCTCACCACCGCGCTCACCGGCGGTGCCACCCCCGCACAGGCGAGCACGTCAAGTGCGCAGACCGCCGTGGTGTCGATGGGGGACAGCTTCATCTCCGGAGAAGCCGGCCGCTGGCAGGGCAACAGCAATACGCAGTCCGGCAGCCGCAGCGGCACCGACCGGGCCTATTCCGGTGGTGGCTACGACCCCGCCAAGATCTATGGCAGCACCTATGCCAGCGGGTGCGACCGCTCCGACTCGGCGGAGGTGCTCAGCGCCACCGGGATCGCCGACGTGGCGATCAATTTGGCGTGCTCGGGCGCCACCACCGACCATGTCTTCCGTGCGGTCAACGGCGGCGAGTCGCTCAAGGGCGAGTCCCCGCAGGCCGACCGGCTGGCCGCGGTCGCCGCGCAGTACCGGGTCGAGCTGATCGCCCTCTCGATCGGCGGCAACGACCTGGGCTTCAGCGACGTCATCACCAACTGCGTCGAGGACTACACCATCCTGTACTCCTACTGCCACGACGACCAGGGGAAGAAGGTCGACGACCGGATGGACTCGGCCATGGCCGGCATCGCCAAGTCCGTCCAGGAGATCAGGGCCGTGATGTCGTCAACCGGATACTCGACCGGCGACTACCGCATCGTCCTCCAGTCGGCACCGTCGCCGATCCCCCGCAGCTCCGAGAACCGGTACTCGCAGAGCGGCTGGTCCAGACTGACCACCGGCGGCTGCCCGTTCTGGAACAAGGACGCCGACTGGGCGCGGGACGAGTTCATCCCCGAGTACGCCGCCGCGGTGAAGGAGGTCGCCGAGTCCGAGGGAGTCCAGTTCCTCGACCTCCAGGACATGCTCCAGGGGCGTGAGGTCTGTGCCAAGACGACCCGCCTGGCCACGTCGTCGCAGGGGCCCTCGGCGGCCACCAGCGAATGGGCGCGCTTCCTGGTCAGTGGCGTGGCGCAGGGGACCTTGCAGGAGTCGTTCCACCCGAACTACTACGCCCAGCGCGCTCTGGGCCGGTGCCTCGCTCTGATCCACGCGAAGCCGACCGGCGACTATGCCTGTCAGAACACGGCAGGCAAGGGCGACTCGGGAATGTATCTCACCGGCGTCTCCTGA